ATGGCTACATAGAAGGTGCGCCAGAAATTGTAGTAGAGATAGCCGCTAGCAGTGTGGCTATTGATTTACATGATAAGAAAAAAGTTTATGGTCGTAATGGAGTAAAAGAATACATTATCTGGCAAATATTTGAGAATAAATTAGATTGGTTTAGTCTGCAACAAGGAGAATATTTATCCTTAGAAATTGACGCAGATGGAATTATCAAAAGTCAAGTATTTCCTGGTTTGTGGTTGTCAATGTCAGATTTACTCGCTGGCAATATGCGCCAAGTATTGGCTGTGTCGCAGTTGGGATTAAATTCGGCAGAACATCAAATATTCGTGCAGCAGTTGTCTGGCGAAAGAAGATAAGCTAATGTGCATCCAAATTGCAAATTATCTGTCATTAGTCATTAGTCATTAGTCCTTCGTCCTTTGTGTTTTGTAAATACTTTTGGATTAGTTTATAATGACCAATAACAAAGAACAACCAGATGAAGTGATTATGCCAGTTAAATGTGTTTTAGCTTAGTCACAGCATTTTTCAGTATCACGCTAATACCAATTCAAAATTAGTATCTCACTCTCCCCTGCCCCCCTGCTCCCCTGCCCCCCTGCTCCCCTGCCCCCCTGCTCCCCTGCCCTCCTCCCCTTAAAAAGCAACTTAGCATCAGTCTATTTTTGGGGAATGAGACTAGCGGTTTTGGTTGCACTATCCCAAACTATCCAGTTAAGAGAATTGTCTAAATCAACAGCACTATTAGAAACTTTAAAATATAACTTGTCTTTGCCTTTAGTTTCAATGGCAAAGTCGGCGTTTTGGGCATAAACAACTTTAAAACCTCTGTCTCGCAGACAATACATCGCCCAAGCTTTCAATGATTGTTTATATGGTTCGTGGGGAATTGACGGTTTTGTAATTGTCTGTTCGATTACTTCAAACATTTGCATTAATTTTTTCCTTTTCTACACTGGATCACAACGAATTTCAATCATCAAGCCATCGGGGTCGTAAAAATATACACCTCTACCAGTAGGACGGGTGACTGGGCCATGAGCGATCGCTATTTCATTTTCTCTTAGCACTGCCACTGCTTGCTCAAATAACTGGGGATCTATGTCAAAGGCTAGATGGTATGCTCTGGTAAAACTGCGTTCTGGATCTGGATCTGGTGGTGTCAAATCGGGTGTGCCAAATAAATCCAAAATTGTACCATCAGGGGTGATGAAGTTGGCGACTTTCCCCGCTGCGACAAGTTCCACTAGAGTTGCGGGGACTTCATCACCGGTGAGTTCGTGCAAACCCAGGATATTGCCGTAAAAGTATCGGGAAGCTTGCATGTCCTTGACGTTGAGGGCGATATGATGCACTTTACGCAGAACGCCTGGTGCAAGGACATGATTCACAGATTTGGGGCTAGATAGCATAGTTAAACCAAATTTCCCTACTGAGATAGAAGCTAGGCTTTTTTTTAACTATTACGCCGTAAGTCCCCCACTGAATTCTGTATTCGGAATCAGTGGCGGGATATAAGGCGGTTGATAAGGATTGCATCTAATATTAATTTTTTGCATAGCAAAGAGAAATGTTAGATGTATGACGAATCAACAATTATTTTATTTGATTACTTTGCCACAATATATATTTGTGGTAAAATAATTCTCTCAAGGAGGAGATGTTGAATGTTACACAAAGCTTGCCCTGAGCGATGTCGAAGGGTTGTGCAAGTCCGTTTATATCCGTCACTTGAACAGCAAAATCAACTAGCTCAAACTTTTGGGTGTGCTAGATGGTGGTGGAATTATGCTTTGAATAAATCTATTGAGACTTATAAGGAGACGGGTAAGGGACTTAGCCGTGTTGCACTCAACGCATTTCTTCCTGTACTCAAAAAAGCTGAAGATACGGTGTGGTTATCTGATTGTTATAGCCAAGTTTTACAGGCTACAACGCTCAACTTGACCACAGCTTACAAAAACTTTTTTGAAAAACGTGCCGGATTTCCTAAATTCAAATCTAGACACGGTAAGCAGTCTGTTCAGTATCCTCAAAACGTCAAGATTGTAGATGGCAATGTCAAACTCCCTGGAAATATCGGGATAGTCAAAGCCAAAATACATAGAGCTATTGAGGGGAAAGTCAAGACTGTTACTGTGAGTAAAACGCCTTCTGGTAAATACCTTGCATCTATCCTGACTGAGTTAGAAGGTGAAAATCCGGTTGTTTCAGAAGGTAAGATATACGGTGTTGATTTAGGATTAAGGCACTTTGCTGTTGTCACTGATGGCGATAAAGTTTCTAAATACGATAACCCTAAGCACCTTGCCAAACATGAAAAAAACCTAAAACGTAAACACAAAAAATTAGCACGTAAAGTCAAAGCAAGCAAGTCAAGAAATAGATACAGAAAAGTTGTTGCCAAAGTGTACGAGCGAGTTAGTAATTCTCGGCAGGATTTTCTGCATAAACTTAGTTATAAGTTGGTCAGCGATAGCCAAGCTGTCATAGTAGAGAATCTTCATGTTAAAGGCATGGTTCGTAACCATAAATTGGCGAAATCAATATCTGATGCAGGATGGGGAACATTCACTAACTTTTTAGCCTACAAGCTAGAACGCAGAGGTGGAAAGTTGGTTGAAATTGATAGATGGTTCCCCAGTTCTAAGCTTTGCTCTAATTGTTTCTATCAAATAGGTGAGATGCCATTGGATGTCCGTCAGTGGACTTGTCCTCATTGCAATACTCATCATGATCGGGATGAAAATGCGGCGATAAATATTAGAGCAGAAGGCATCAGAATGATAAAGGCGGAAGGTTCAGCCGTCTCTGCTGTAGGAGGGGAGGTAAGTCCTACTCTTGGACGAAAGTCTAAGTTTAGGCACTCCCCCTTGATTACAGAAGCCCAAACTGGACTTGGTACTCCAAGTCAGTGTGGGTAGTTCACAGTTTATTATTTATCTTAAAAACTTAGCATGGCTTTTGATTATTCTTTAGATTTTCCCAATATCGATTTTCGCCAACATCCTGAACTCTATCGCGTTGGTAAAGGTGAGCAGGGTGTGCTTTTGGTGGAACCATACAAATCGGAAATTCTGCCTTATTGGCGGTTTAAAACTCCTGATATTGCTAAGGAATCGAGCGAAAAAATCTACAAACTTTTTCTTGATTATTTAGAGCAAGATGATTTTGTGGGAGCAGATATGGCCCGGAAGTTTCTGCAAATGGGTTATACTCGCTCCCGCCGTTATGCTAATCATAAAAGCGGTAGAAAATATAAACAAAATCCAGAAGCATCAAACTCGAAAAAAGACATTTTACCCTACGAAGTAGACCCAGTAAAAGCGGAATCAGCGGCAATTTTTAAAGCCAAGTGGGTGCAAGCAAAGACGAATGAGAAATATCAAAAGCTTTTAGTTAAGCATAAACAAATGTATGAAATAAATAGTCATTAGTCATTAGTCAGTTGTCAGCGATGCACTGAGCTTGTCGAAGTGTTGTCAGTTGTCAGTTGTAAATATAAATAACTAATTATCAATGACAAAAAACTAAAAAAATTTTGCAATTAGGGCTTGCAAAGTATAAATTTATACTGTATATTATAAATGTACACTCAAATGTACAAGAAAGGCGATCGCCCCTGTAGGAAGGCACTGCGATCGCCCTTCTTTAAACCCCTAAATAGGAGCCAACACTATCATGACACAAGAAAAACAGTTCGGAGATGATCAAAACTTTGCCAAAGGAGAGTTTGAGGGTTTTTTGCCAAGCGAAGATTCAGATACACCCACTCCTGGGCAATCTTTTGCAAAACTCTTACCTACCAGAGAACCGATTAAGCATTTATTAATAGGTTCTCCCAAAGCTGTGACTGGGACAATCCACTATTTGCAAGTGATTGGCTATGCAAATGTGGGAGACTGGAGTCAACTATTACCAACGGGAAACCCTGATGAAGTGATGAGTATTCTAATCCGTCAGATTTTAGTTTCCTAACTTTCAACCCCCGTTTTTTTTGAGGGAACGGGGGTTTTTTGTTGTTGGATTTTAGATTTTGGATTTTAGATTTTGGATTTTGGATTTTGGAGTAACTGTTCGCTTCCTCACCCGCCTAGGAATAAATTAAGCGGCTAATAGCTAAAGTCTACTGAAGTAGACTAAAGATTTTTAGGGGTATTAAGTCATCTTAAGATGACTTTAGCTATTAGCAAGGAACTTAAGTTCCTTGCGGGACATCACTGTTACGTTAAGTTGACACCAATGATTATGCTATCGCTAACACAGTCTACCAAACAGCCGATGAGTCTTTGATATTCACGCGAGAGTCTTTGATATTCGCGCGAGAGTCTTTAATACTCGCGGACGAGTCTTTAATACTCGGCGACGAGTCTTTAATACTCGCGGACGAGTCTTTAATACTCGCGGACGAGTCTTTAATACTCGGCGATGAGTCTTTGATACTCGGCGATGAGTCTTTAATACTCGCGCGAGAGTCTTGAGGACTCATTAGAGAAACTTGTGGCATGGAGAGCGATTAATTTTAGAGTAACGCGATCGCATCTTTCTTGAACAACCCCACATAAATCATCTTGTGTCACGCTTCAGATCCCCGACTTCTCAAAGAAGTCGGGGATCTTGTTTCTCACGAATGATTTAGGAGTTGCTTGTGCGCGGGTGACAGTGGGAAAATCATCTAAAAAGTTATTGCGAACGCTCGCAATGACTGTAATTAATTATGTTTACTTCCTTATTCACCCATTGAAACTTGACTGCGGTCAAACAACCACCCATCGCCGACTATCTCCTCTAGGCGTTGATTGAGTCGAGGGAGGAAATAATCTGGATCATCTAGCCGTTGCTGGATAAACCAATTATCAAAAGCTTCCTGCGTCTCAATTCCTTGGACATTCGCCGCCCCTGATATAATCTGTACACTAAGTTCTTGAAGTTCCTTTAACTGCGGATGACCTTCACCTCGGTAATTGCAAAACAAAATAGCCGTTGCACCAAGGAAAGCTTGTACTTCACCACCTTGAGGCTCTCTATTACATAAAGCATTGATTAAATAAATGGTATCTGCCAAGGGGGCTTGAATCCTCAGCGTCAGCCAGACTGCTTGAGCTAGGTAAACCTAACCCCCAACCCCTTCCCTACGAGGGAAGGGGAGCAAGAATCAAAGCCTCTCTCCCTCTGGGGGAGAGGAATGGAAGCGGGGTTTTAAGAATAAGTTGCACATCGCTCGCGTGATAATCATCGTCGATACTCGTCGCCACAATCGCCAATGATTTGATACAAATTCCGTGATTTGCGAGATATGATGTCGATGCGATCGCTATCTTCACCATCTAAACTAAAACTAAATATTTTAGCGTTATCTGCAATATGTTCAGATACACCAAGCCTTGCACCAACTATCACACCACCCACAGCAGGCTTATCTAAGATATAACGCACCGCCACATTAGCAATACTAACTTGATGCTTGTCAGCAATTTCTTTCAAAGTAGAAAGTAACTCTTGAAATAATTGCCAACCACCCCAACCATCAATCATGTTTTTATATTTTCGCAAGCTAGCTGTACCCAAATCAAAACCTCGCGGTTCCGATTTACCCAAATACTTTTCTGATAACAAACCGCCGCAAACAGTACCATAAGTAAAAAGTTTGATATCATGCTGTTGACAAAAATGCATCATATTAACTTCCGGACGGCGGTCAACCAGCGAAAATTGCACTTGATTGGAAACAATTTTAATGCCTGCTTCCGTAATAATTTTCAGATGTTCCGTATCAAAATTAGTCAAAGCCAAATGCTTAATCTTCCCCTCAGTTTGCAGTTCCGCCATATACTTTAGGGCATCCAAATAATTTTTATCTTGATATTCCCACCAATGGAATTGCATCAAATCTAAAGATTCCACATCCATCCTTTTGAGAGAGATATCAATATTTTCCTCGACTAACTTTTTCGTCATTTTCCCAGGACGAGGAACCCATTTTGTAAAAGCTTGCAAATTAGCTAAAGCTTCTTTACCACGGTTAGCAATTACTTGACGGTGAAATTCCCCAATAAAATCTTCTGCTGGCCCATAATGGTCTGCTAAATCCCAAGTAGTAAAGCCTGCATCCAAATATTCAAACATAGATTGAATAGCCGCTTGAGAATTGATGCGTCCATGTCCACCAGACACTTGCCACATACCATTTAATATCCGGCAAATATTTAAATCAGAAGTAAATTGGAGACGACTCTCTACAGGTAAACTCATATGAAAATTTATGATTTATTAGTGAACAATTAGGAAAAAATAAATTAATAACTGCTAACTCCTAACTTTTTTAACGCCAGTCTTTATCAGCTTGTTCCAGAACATAAGCAGCAACATCTTGGATTTGCTGTTCAGTAAGACGGTCTTTGTAGGCTGACATATTACTTTTACCATTGGTGACAATGGATGTAATAGCTTCTATGGAATCCATACCATATTTCTTCAGCGCTTTCTTTTTCAGGTTCTTACCCCGCCGGACAATATTACCACCATTAATATGACAACCAGCACAATGAACGCTAAAAACTTCTGCACCATTAGCTGTATCTGCTGCACTTACAGGCAAAGTAAAAGCAGTTGTCAATAATAAAAGCACCAATAATATCAATGTTAGTAGTTTTTGCACTCAGCATCTCCTGAGAGTAATCTGGCTATTTACCGAACTAAATAAGTGACAAAGCTAATTTTACAGGGATTCAAAATCAGTTGTAAATCCAGCAAAATTTGCACAATCTTCCTGAAAAGATTCAGCATCGCTGACATCCTCAATTTT
Above is a window of Nostoc sp. UHCC 0702 DNA encoding:
- a CDS encoding c-type cytochrome — its product is MQKLLTLILLVLLLLTTAFTLPVSAADTANGAEVFSVHCAGCHINGGNIVRRGKNLKKKALKKYGMDSIEAITSIVTNGKSNMSAYKDRLTEQQIQDVAAYVLEQADKDWR
- a CDS encoding transposase; translation: MLHKACPERCRRVVQVRLYPSLEQQNQLAQTFGCARWWWNYALNKSIETYKETGKGLSRVALNAFLPVLKKAEDTVWLSDCYSQVLQATTLNLTTAYKNFFEKRAGFPKFKSRHGKQSVQYPQNVKIVDGNVKLPGNIGIVKAKIHRAIEGKVKTVTVSKTPSGKYLASILTELEGENPVVSEGKIYGVDLGLRHFAVVTDGDKVSKYDNPKHLAKHEKNLKRKHKKLARKVKASKSRNRYRKVVAKVYERVSNSRQDFLHKLSYKLVSDSQAVIVENLHVKGMVRNHKLAKSISDAGWGTFTNFLAYKLERRGGKLVEIDRWFPSSKLCSNCFYQIGEMPLDVRQWTCPHCNTHHDRDENAAINIRAEGIRMIKAEGSAVSAVGGEVSPTLGRKSKFRHSPLITEAQTGLGTPSQCG
- a CDS encoding Uma2 family endonuclease — encoded protein: MVKLSLKQRIPPLENGDRLTRYEFERRYQAMPRHVKAELIEGVVYLASPLRFESHAEPHGHTITWLGVYEASTPGVRLGIEPTVRLDRDNEPQPDGVLLITPTANEQSRLSEDGYIEGAPEIVVEIAASSVAIDLHDKKKVYGRNGVKEYIIWQIFENKLDWFSLQQGEYLSLEIDADGIIKSQVFPGLWLSMSDLLAGNMRQVLAVSQLGLNSAEHQIFVQQLSGERR
- a CDS encoding DUF4385 domain-containing protein translates to MAFDYSLDFPNIDFRQHPELYRVGKGEQGVLLVEPYKSEILPYWRFKTPDIAKESSEKIYKLFLDYLEQDDFVGADMARKFLQMGYTRSRRYANHKSGRKYKQNPEASNSKKDILPYEVDPVKAESAAIFKAKWVQAKTNEKYQKLLVKHKQMYEINSH
- a CDS encoding VOC family protein, which translates into the protein MLSSPKSVNHVLAPGVLRKVHHIALNVKDMQASRYFYGNILGLHELTGDEVPATLVELVAAGKVANFITPDGTILDLFGTPDLTPPDPDPERSFTRAYHLAFDIDPQLFEQAVAVLRENEIAIAHGPVTRPTGRGVYFYDPDGLMIEIRCDPV
- a CDS encoding aldo/keto reductase, yielding MSLPVESRLQFTSDLNICRILNGMWQVSGGHGRINSQAAIQSMFEYLDAGFTTWDLADHYGPAEDFIGEFHRQVIANRGKEALANLQAFTKWVPRPGKMTKKLVEENIDISLKRMDVESLDLMQFHWWEYQDKNYLDALKYMAELQTEGKIKHLALTNFDTEHLKIITEAGIKIVSNQVQFSLVDRRPEVNMMHFCQQHDIKLFTYGTVCGGLLSEKYLGKSEPRGFDLGTASLRKYKNMIDGWGGWQLFQELLSTLKEIADKHQVSIANVAVRYILDKPAVGGVIVGARLGVSEHIADNAKIFSFSLDGEDSDRIDIISRKSRNLYQIIGDCGDEYRR